In Halobaculum sp. XH14, a single genomic region encodes these proteins:
- a CDS encoding 50S ribosomal protein L23 — protein MKTIKHPLVTEKAMDEMDFGNKLQFIVDIDAAKPDVIEAVESQFDVTVADVNTQVTPKGRKKATVALGEDDDAQEVASRIGVF, from the coding sequence ATGAAGACTATCAAACACCCGCTCGTCACCGAGAAGGCGATGGACGAGATGGACTTCGGCAACAAGCTGCAGTTCATCGTGGACATCGACGCCGCCAAGCCCGACGTGATCGAGGCGGTCGAGTCGCAGTTCGACGTGACCGTCGCCGACGTGAACACGCAGGTCACGCCGAAGGGGCGAAAGAAGGCCACCGTCGCGCTCGGCGAGGACGACGACGCCCAGGAAGTGGCCTCGCGGATCGGGGTGTTCTGA